A genomic region of Leptotrichia hofstadii contains the following coding sequences:
- the murC gene encoding UDP-N-acetylmuramate--L-alanine ligase encodes MLTKINNVYFSGINGIGMSGLAKILASDGFNVAGSDLERKPVTEDMEEMGIKVYIGQVEENVKDKGIDLFVYSTAIKETNPEYKYIVDNNIKKIKRGELLAEIMNRFDGIAVAGTHGKTTTSSMMSVALLEKEPFIVVGGIIPEIRSNSQIGNSEYFIAEADESDNSFLYIKPKYSVVTNIEADHLDHHGTFENIKKSFEQFIDSTEKIAVLCKDTVEKVGLNIKNKNVVWYSIKDETADIYAKNIRVENGITSFEVVKKGEDLGTFSLSIPGDHNVSNSLPVIYFAHEFKCNMKKVKERILKFKGANRRYQVIYDNNLRIIDDYAHHPTEVKVTINAAHNTEKGKVTVIFQPHRYSRTKFFFDDFVNSLKDADDLILLPIYAASEDNTYDVSSELLAEKIGGNVRVQTQEEIEDIIKNDRNSGNTYVFMGAGSVSKVAHEIASDLRKMEIDG; translated from the coding sequence ATGCTAACAAAAATAAATAACGTATATTTTAGCGGAATAAACGGAATTGGAATGAGCGGACTTGCAAAAATTCTGGCATCAGACGGATTTAACGTGGCAGGTTCAGATCTCGAAAGAAAGCCTGTAACAGAAGACATGGAAGAAATGGGAATAAAGGTTTATATAGGACAAGTTGAGGAAAATGTAAAGGACAAAGGAATAGATTTATTTGTATATTCAACTGCGATTAAGGAAACAAACCCTGAGTACAAATACATTGTAGATAATAATATAAAAAAAATAAAAAGAGGGGAACTGCTTGCTGAAATAATGAACAGATTTGATGGAATCGCTGTGGCAGGGACTCATGGAAAGACTACAACAAGCTCAATGATGAGCGTGGCGCTTTTGGAAAAGGAGCCATTTATAGTAGTCGGGGGGATTATTCCAGAAATAAGAAGTAACAGCCAGATTGGCAATTCAGAATATTTTATTGCTGAAGCTGATGAAAGTGACAATTCATTTTTATACATTAAACCAAAGTATTCTGTTGTGACAAATATTGAAGCTGATCACTTGGATCATCACGGAACTTTTGAAAATATAAAAAAATCATTTGAGCAGTTTATAGACAGTACAGAAAAAATAGCAGTACTTTGTAAAGATACAGTAGAAAAAGTTGGACTTAATATAAAAAATAAAAATGTAGTCTGGTATAGCATAAAGGATGAAACCGCTGATATTTATGCGAAAAATATAAGAGTGGAAAATGGAATAACAAGTTTTGAAGTTGTAAAAAAAGGTGAAGATTTAGGAACATTCAGCCTAAGCATCCCTGGAGACCACAATGTTTCAAATTCACTTCCAGTAATTTATTTTGCACACGAGTTTAAATGTAATATGAAAAAAGTAAAAGAAAGAATCTTGAAGTTTAAAGGTGCAAACAGAAGATACCAAGTTATTTATGACAATAATTTGAGAATAATTGATGATTATGCACATCATCCAACAGAAGTAAAAGTAACAATCAATGCGGCACATAATACTGAAAAAGGCAAAGTGACTGTAATTTTCCAGCCTCACCGATACAGCCGTACAAAATTTTTCTTTGATGATTTTGTAAATTCATTAAAAGATGCTGACGACTTGATCTTGCTTCCAATTTATGCGGCAAGCGAAGACAATACTTACGACGTAAGTTCAGAATTACTTGCAGAAAAAATTGGAGGAAATGTCAGAGTGCAAACTCAGGAAGAAATAGAAGACATTATAAAAAATGACAGAAATAGTGGAAATACCTATGTGTTTATGGGAGCTGGGAGCGTATCAAAGGTGGCTCATGAGATTGCAAGTGACTTGAGAAAGATGGAAATTGACGGTTAG
- the murG gene encoding undecaprenyldiphospho-muramoylpentapeptide beta-N-acetylglucosaminyltransferase: MEKVVFTTGGTGGHIYPALSIAKKVREKGIDTLFVGTKHRMEKDIVPNENFRFIGLDVLPLRSIKSGFKMITATASAIKLLKKEKPTKIIAFGNYITIPVLIAANVLRIPYYLQEQNHTMGQANKWFYKGAKKVFIAFGNTLESIKEKYKSKFVVTGNPLREEFYGKNKQEERQKLGIKDNERVILIIGGSLGAKNINEAIVKKWKTITEDERIRLFWATGKDNYEASTCRIRDFGTAVVEPYFENVPELMAASDIVICRAGASTISELIQLEKPSVLIPYDFVGQKENADVLEYANGAKIFTNETVEEAIDEALSIVRQASMLEFMSENVKTLKKGNSAETIVGEMGL; encoded by the coding sequence ATGGAAAAAGTAGTATTTACTACAGGAGGAACAGGCGGACATATCTATCCAGCTTTGTCAATTGCGAAAAAAGTTAGGGAAAAAGGTATAGATACACTGTTTGTTGGAACAAAGCACAGAATGGAAAAGGATATTGTTCCAAATGAAAATTTTAGATTTATTGGGCTGGATGTATTGCCTTTAAGAAGTATAAAATCAGGATTTAAAATGATAACGGCAACGGCAAGCGCAATAAAACTGCTAAAAAAAGAAAAGCCTACAAAAATTATAGCATTTGGAAATTATATAACAATACCAGTGCTAATAGCGGCTAATGTGTTACGAATACCGTATTATCTGCAAGAGCAGAATCATACAATGGGTCAGGCTAACAAATGGTTCTACAAAGGTGCAAAAAAGGTGTTTATTGCCTTTGGAAATACACTTGAAAGTATCAAGGAAAAATATAAAAGCAAATTTGTTGTAACAGGAAATCCGTTGCGGGAAGAATTTTACGGAAAAAATAAGCAGGAGGAAAGACAAAAGCTTGGAATAAAGGATAATGAAAGAGTAATCCTTATTATCGGTGGAAGTCTTGGTGCAAAAAACATAAACGAAGCAATTGTGAAAAAATGGAAGACAATAACAGAAGATGAGAGAATACGCCTGTTCTGGGCAACTGGAAAAGATAATTATGAAGCATCAACTTGCAGAATAAGAGATTTCGGAACAGCAGTAGTTGAACCGTATTTTGAAAATGTTCCAGAATTAATGGCGGCTTCTGATATTGTAATCTGCCGTGCAGGAGCTTCGACTATTTCTGAACTTATCCAGCTTGAAAAACCATCGGTACTGATTCCATACGATTTTGTTGGACAGAAGGAAAATGCAGATGTGCTGGAATATGCAAATGGCGCAAAAATTTTTACAAATGAAACAGTGGAAGAAGCGATAGATGAAGCCTTGTCAATCGTTCGACAGGCATCAATGCTGGAATTTATGAGTGAAAATGTAAAAACCTTGAAAAAAGGAAATTCAGCAGAAACAATAGTTGGAGAAATGGGACTTTAA
- a CDS encoding FtsW/RodA/SpoVE family cell cycle protein: MNSKKVLGTSFIIIVLILSALSLITMASLSFPKSQSEYGNSYHYLIFQAGWLVAGGVGFVFTANYSYRNYKKYTKYYYVIGVFFLLLVLIVGKNTKGATRWISIGPISVQPSEFVKIILIITLSTIIYMLKSKDAKKNKGKKVIDRTKKFPWVSSLIIMVPVFLYAILVILEKSFSSTAQIIIIGMTYLFISEIKYSVILVYTSLIGIGGWLSITKVGYRASRLAAYNSKDSIVYQTHHSLIAIANGKLSGRFYGNGLQKYNFLPEIHTDYIFSGFAEENGFMGVVFLMGLYLAMLVIMAVTLKKIKDVYAKYLLVGIFVMFATQIIGNIAVVSGAVPSTGIPLPMMSYGGSSIITAMTALGIAYNIIRALYKQEMGDSLDELNEVDYLM; encoded by the coding sequence TTGAATAGTAAAAAAGTATTGGGAACAAGTTTTATAATAATAGTTTTAATTCTTTCGGCACTTAGCCTTATAACGATGGCAAGCCTGAGCTTTCCTAAGTCTCAGAGTGAATACGGGAACAGCTATCATTATCTGATTTTTCAGGCGGGATGGCTGGTTGCAGGTGGCGTAGGATTTGTATTTACAGCAAATTACAGCTATAGAAACTACAAAAAATATACAAAATATTACTATGTTATAGGCGTATTTTTTCTACTGCTGGTGCTTATAGTGGGTAAAAATACAAAAGGAGCGACACGTTGGATTTCCATAGGACCGATATCCGTACAGCCTTCAGAATTTGTAAAAATAATATTGATTATCACGCTTTCTACAATTATTTATATGTTAAAAAGTAAAGATGCGAAAAAAAATAAAGGTAAAAAAGTGATAGACAGGACAAAGAAATTTCCGTGGGTGTCAAGTCTTATAATCATGGTGCCAGTTTTTTTATATGCTATTCTTGTTATACTGGAAAAATCTTTCAGCAGCACAGCTCAAATCATAATAATTGGAATGACATATCTTTTTATTTCAGAAATAAAGTATTCTGTAATATTGGTATATACATCCTTAATAGGTATAGGGGGCTGGCTTTCGATAACAAAGGTTGGATACAGGGCAAGCAGGCTGGCTGCCTACAATTCAAAGGACAGCATTGTTTACCAGACGCATCATTCTTTAATTGCAATAGCAAATGGAAAGCTAAGTGGAAGATTTTATGGAAATGGGCTTCAGAAATATAATTTTCTGCCAGAAATACATACTGACTATATTTTTTCAGGATTTGCTGAAGAAAACGGGTTTATGGGAGTAGTGTTCCTTATGGGGCTATATTTGGCTATGCTTGTTATAATGGCAGTTACCTTGAAAAAAATAAAGGATGTCTATGCAAAATATCTTTTAGTAGGGATTTTTGTGATGTTTGCCACTCAGATAATTGGAAATATAGCGGTTGTGAGCGGAGCAGTTCCTTCGACAGGAATTCCACTTCCAATGATGAGCTATGGCGGAAGCTCCATAATTACTGCAATGACAGCGCTTGGAATAGCATACAACATAATAAGGGCATTGTACAAGCAGGAAATGGGAGATAGCCTGGATGAGCTGAATGAAGTTGACTATCTGATGTAG
- the murD gene encoding UDP-N-acetylmuramoyl-L-alanine--D-glutamate ligase, whose translation MDKKGIVFGAGLSGLGAKELLEKNGYEVYLIDDKAAMPSAEGIRLLNEEKVEFIVKSPGIPWKAELLKVAKEKGVKIISEIDLAYKYVDKSIKIISFTGTNGKTTTSTKMAELLNFAGFRAKLAGNAGFSFAKLVADEEELDYIVLELSSYQLENNPQIHSNIAGIINLTPDHLTRYDSVEDYYITKFAIFDKQTDDDFALINLDDEVFAELYERNEIKQKIKAQKVYLSKETKGTVFVYENNIRIMKDLSKLVDEIQNFGEKIDEISEILLKTEELSLKGRHNLENMLFLISSAKILNVENKKIAEFLKSTNALEHRLENFLVKENTTFINDSKGTNVESTLKAIDSFDNSIIMILGGDDKKIDNMPLIERVKEKVDFVYLIGDNAQILIDDMEKIGYKNYKNLETVENVLNYLKENVDFSQNQTVLFSPATSSFCQFKSFEHRGKVFKELTQKILGK comes from the coding sequence ATGGATAAAAAGGGAATTGTATTTGGTGCTGGGTTAAGTGGGCTTGGTGCTAAGGAATTGCTAGAAAAAAATGGATATGAAGTATATTTGATAGATGATAAGGCTGCAATGCCGTCAGCAGAGGGAATTAGGCTTTTGAATGAGGAAAAGGTTGAATTTATAGTAAAAAGTCCTGGGATTCCGTGGAAGGCAGAACTTTTGAAAGTTGCCAAGGAAAAAGGTGTTAAGATTATTTCAGAAATTGATCTGGCTTATAAATATGTGGATAAAAGTATAAAAATTATTTCGTTTACTGGCACAAACGGAAAAACTACAACATCTACTAAAATGGCAGAATTACTTAACTTTGCTGGATTTCGTGCAAAACTTGCCGGGAATGCAGGTTTTTCATTTGCAAAACTGGTGGCTGATGAAGAAGAGCTTGATTATATTGTGCTGGAACTTAGCAGCTACCAACTGGAAAATAATCCGCAAATTCATTCAAATATCGCTGGAATAATCAACTTAACTCCAGATCATTTGACACGATATGATTCGGTGGAAGATTATTATATTACAAAGTTTGCGATTTTTGATAAGCAGACAGATGATGACTTTGCACTGATTAATCTAGACGATGAAGTTTTTGCAGAACTGTATGAAAGAAATGAGATAAAGCAGAAAATAAAGGCTCAAAAAGTATATTTGAGTAAAGAAACAAAAGGGACAGTTTTTGTTTATGAAAATAATATTCGTATAATGAAGGATTTGAGTAAACTGGTTGATGAAATTCAGAATTTTGGTGAAAAAATTGATGAAATTTCAGAAATTTTGTTAAAAACTGAAGAATTGTCATTAAAGGGTAGACATAATTTGGAAAATATGTTATTTTTGATAAGTTCAGCAAAAATATTAAATGTAGAAAATAAAAAGATAGCAGAATTTTTAAAATCGACAAATGCGTTGGAGCATAGGCTAGAAAATTTTCTTGTAAAAGAAAATACTACATTTATTAATGATTCTAAGGGAACAAATGTAGAATCAACATTAAAAGCAATTGATTCATTTGATAATTCGATTATTATGATTCTTGGTGGAGATGATAAGAAAATTGATAATATGCCTTTGATTGAAAGAGTTAAGGAAAAAGTCGATTTTGTTTATTTAATTGGAGATAATGCTCAGATTTTGATTGACGATATGGAAAAGATTGGATATAAAAATTATAAAAATTTAGAAACAGTTGAAAATGTACTAAATTACTTGAAGGAAAATGTGGATTTTTCACAAAATCAGACAGTACTATTTTCACCTGCAACATCGAGCTTTTGCCAATTTAAAAGCTTTGAACATAGAGGAAAAGTCTTTAAGGAATTGACACAAAAAATTTTAGGGAAATAA